From a region of the Sebastes umbrosus isolate fSebUmb1 chromosome 10, fSebUmb1.pri, whole genome shotgun sequence genome:
- the zfp36l2 gene encoding mRNA decay activator protein ZFP36L2 has product MKEGVRQQTWGKDMSATVLSAFYDMDLLYKQDKSMNMNALHINSMLDKKAVGAPVTSPGSGGGGGGGGSFTPGFFRRNSTSNVEAMNNGNKYSQMSSYSSLIKENMPSMNSSSNSSTTTALMNKENKFRDRAYSDNSGGDQRGVLQQKPGSQINSTRYKTELCRPFEENGSCKYGEKCQFAHGYHELRSLSRHPKYKTEPCRTFHTIGFCPYGPRCHFIHNADERRPAPANNANMTAAGESRSGGGYQRESLMQQQLGSYNRDRPKLHHSLSFSGFSTHHGLESPLLDSPMSRTPPPHTNSSCTSTSSFYEEVMSPNSCINSAFNFPGQQDLKALLAPLAVHTSSGYNNHLHSSSTTSTYYGNMQSTVCPPSPPTYNMSHLQALRRLNESPVFEPPPSPPDSLSDRESYASGSLSSSGSLSGSESPSLDAGRRLPIFSRLSISDD; this is encoded by the exons ATGAAAGAGGGAGTGAGGCAGCAAACTTGGGGAAAAGACATGTCTGCTACAGTCTTGTCTGCGTTTTACGACATGGACTTGCTTTACAAG CAAGATAAAAGCATGAACATGAACGCCCTCCACATCAACAGCATGCTGGATAAGAAGGCAGTGGGAGCTCCGGTGACGTCTCCAGGCTCCGGTggaggtggcggcggcggcggctccTTCACGCCGGGATTTTTCCGCAGAAACTCAACCAGCAACGTGGAGGCGATGAACAACGGCAACAAATACTCTCAAATGAGCTCCTACAGCAGCCTGATAAAGGAGAACATGCCGAGcatgaacagcagcagcaacagctccACCACCACGGCTCTCATGAACAAGGAGAACAAGTTCCGCGACCGGGCATACAGCGACAACAGCGGAGGCGATCAGCGGGGCGTTCTGCAGCAGAAGCCCGGCTCTCAGATCAACTCCACCCGCTACAAGACGGAGCTGTGCCGGCCCTTCGAGGAGAACGGTTCGTGCAAGTACGGCGAGAAATGTCAGTTCGCTCACGGCTACCACGAGTTGAGGAGCTTGTCAAGACACCCTAAATACAAAACGGAGCCATGTCGCACCTTCCATACTATCGGTTTCTGCCCGTACGGTCCGCGGTGTCACTTCATCCACAACGCCGACGAGAGGCGGCCAGCTCCGGCTAACAACGCCAACATGACGGCGGCAGGAGAGTCGCGCTCCGGCGGCGGCTACCAGAGAGAGAGTttgatgcagcagcagctcggcaGCTACAACCGCGACAGACCAAAGCTCCACCACAGCCTCAGCTTCTCCGGCTTCTCCACCCACCACGGCCTGGAGTCGCCTCTGCTGGACAGCCCCATGTCCCGGACTCCACCGCCGCACACCAACTCCTCCtgcacctccacctccagcttCTACGAGGAGGTGATGTCTCCTAACTCCTGCATCAACAGTGCCTTCAATTTCCCCGGACAGCAGGACTTAAAAGCCTTACTGGCACCCCTGGCTGTGCACACTTCCAGCGGGTATAACAACCACCTgcactcctcctccaccacctccacctacTACGGGAACATGCAGAGCACCGTGTGTCCTCCGTCTCCTCCGACCTACAACATGAGCCACTTGCAGGCGCTGCGTCGCCTTAACGAGTCGCCGGTGTTCGAGCCTCCTCCCAGCCCGCCAGACTCGCTCTCTGACAGGGAGAGCTACGCGAGCGGGTCCCTCAGCTCTTCCGGGAGCCTCAGCGGCTCCGAGTCCCCGAGTTTGGACGCTGGAAGACGGTTGCCAATCTTCAGCAGGCTGTCGATTTCTGATgactaa